The DNA region gtaaatgtatcctccggatgttattggcgtcccatttaccacttgatgttccggacgcctcctcctccagacagctccagatggtcgggtgtcttctcctcactctggcgggcCGGTGTTACCTAGATtggatatataacaagcaatgtgttaataatgacaggttacatacataggctccatatgaatatacagtcaggataaaagtgatctgaggtgtgatgggattttggttactcacctttactcctccgtggtggcgcagcagcagcagatcagcgcccgcagtctataagggaaagagaaaaaccagcatgactttcctgagatcagacccgtcagcagtgatggggaatagacattacactggagagaggggactcagtgctatcctagtggggGAGATACAGGCagcaccatgtcacttgtatgtctgtattatgtacatgaggcctttcatggttattatatgtgactgataatataatatatagtgatgacatgaggatatacagtgcagcgatagagttgtgttatcatgtaagtgtatcatcccttatatttacctggataagatggatctccttctgctgctgcttctgccgaggagaaatgaccaagaaatggagggaaatcaatggttagtgtaaggaaaccagaatggctgagcacattatatagaaacaatgctcttttaccagctctattcacacctgcagtaatatactGTTCACCATTACACACAATAGAAATTAGACTCCACCTGcaaatagagccccccccccctctctctatatacaggatggtacataacaattccttgcttcacaatgttataagttttgtttcattacctggggatctccatggCCGTCCCTTTGTCCTcgtcgtcctcctcttcttctctgtgtatagaacgtaaatcatctcatatataaatatattcttatattacacattaaatattttattgtaaagaaggtgattgcaatagtaatgtagtgagctgtacactgctctatacaatgaccatatagtactgtatattacgggtacagccagctaaagtataaagtgtacggggaccttaacaactatgtcacagtgtcagcagtttgtaatgtgaataaatgctgttataataaatagaaaaatatgattctCTGTCTAACAACAGCGCTTCCTATCCTGCCCTCCTGCCGcttctctctctatacaggatgggaaaaaaataaacgtgtattcacaatactataagctttgagccctcacctggggatgtccgcagccgcgtCATCTTCCTCATCGGCGCcgatttcactgtgtagagaacataaacaagcttgtatatatatatatatatatatatatatatatatatatatatatatatagtatatatatatatacacacacatcttgtctttctgctgctcctctctctatacagtatggtaaaaaaaaagataaaaaatgtattcacaatactataagctgtGAGCCCTCACCTGGAAATGTCCGCAGCCGCGTCCGCTTCCTCGTcgtcgtcgatttcactgtgtagagaacatataccagtatgtgtatgtatgtatgtatatatatatatatatatatatatatatatacatgcacacacatctGGTCTTCCTGCCGCTTCTCtctctatacagtatggggaaaaaaaatgaatatgtattcacaatactataagttttgagccctcacctggggatgtccgcagccgcatcatcttcatcctcttcgtcagtctcactgtatagaacataaaccagcttgtgtgtataaatatatatagacatttattaggACCGGtgtaaatccagcaggacctgtacctaccgcaaggcagctgcagaaatctacaagtgctccgcagcaggtgtaggtttctgccctgATTTTTTCCTGTCTTTcagcataaaccatgataaattagtagcagatggaggccacagctttttgtgcccctttcccagggctgcacatatataaaaGCCCTAtaccactgaacgattatcggccgtattcggccaatattggccgctacggctgataatcgtcccatggaatagaaagCAAAGGTCAGCCGACACTGTTtaggtcagctgatcgttgcgtcgtttgtctttcaaacatgttggaaaacaaacaaacaaaataacagcgatatgctgccgtcgcacCATGGAACAGGAGTGGTGGCAGTAGACCGcaactatctgctatgggctgcccggacgatctagcaatcacccgggcagccccccccccatgcagctccCCGTGCTGacagctctcgtttgctcctctgcattgccccgtggaataggagcttaaatctgccccatagtttttggGGATGTGTAAATATACTTAGGTGAGTTTGGGGCGgaaaacacagatataaatgAATATTGTCAGTctatatcatgtagatggatgatcGTATCTCCGCtacttcttcatacttacacgatggtctccaggctcgggatccaaccgTGCAGCAGGTACTTGTCGTCTctataacagagaacatagggttggttaggaggattgttacttggtcccatttgaaactttcagaaaatattatttattatgacatctcaataagaacatgactTCCATCACTGATATTGATTAACCCCTTGTCGTCACTGCCAGCCGTCCcttaaagggtatgtgcacattgaggaatagaTAAGGAATTTGAAGCAGGATCAActcttaaggtgcgttcacactatgaaatctGTGCAGATAACCCGCCGCATATTCTGCCGCTCGACCCCTATCACTGTCCGTGTCAtccccgaaagaattgacatgtcattctgGGCCACatatgatcgctttttattctatgcttttatggggtgaagcaagtttaaaaaaaaaaaaaacattgtaaaaatgattttttttatttttttgctgttttaatgttgtgtaattacctgaatatccacggggcgtccatcacggccatcctccacctattacataattaaaaaaataaataattgcatattataaaggggatattagtcggtcctccaagtgctgcatgttgggggaggttttatagaaacgtgtacattggaaatccaccggcccagatttattataccagatgatctgactataaatgcgctgttagcactgggcATTTGGGTTGGAATGTTTTtgtgacaattttgcacaaaatcttGGTTAAACTATGTATAATGTACCTTATGtgagttcaccttaaaaaaaaaaaaaagtcttcttacttttttatattaacccaatggacattatttaaaggggttatccagcgctacaaaaacatggccacttttccccctactgttgcctcctgttctggtgtggtttgcaattaagctccatttacttcaatggaactgagtttcaaaaccccaaccaatctggagacaacagtagcgctggataacccctttaaaatacccaAGGGGATGTTGCTAGGCCTCAGATCCCTCCTGGGTACCTGTAAGTGTCTTATAGATGTGGCCTAACCTGTAAGGTGCCACTGCTTCCCTAGCTCcaatccaaagccaggagtggatccggcaggtaggagacatataagcgcttcccttattgtacccattactttgaatccacttctggttttggctcaaaaactgcaatggtaGCTTTCCAAAAAACTGGCATGTGTAAGCCCAGCTTCAAAGAGAAACCAGAgaatcacatgctctgctatggggaaaaacaccacaaaaataagACACAAGAAAAACACATCATTTAAACGAAATGCtgcaaggtttgctagaaaacaatgGAAGTAacgtaacattaaaggggtagttcagcaaaaaaaaaagaaaagttctttcaaatcaactggtgccagaaaatgccagagatttgtaatctatgaaaaaaatctgccattacttatcagctgctgtatgtcctgcatgatgtgcttactagtctggagagcaggagagggttttctatggggatttgctgctgctctggacagttcatgacatggacagaggtggcagcagagagccctgtgtcagattggaaagaatacaccacttcatgcaggacatacagcagctgataagtactggaagaattgagattttttaagtaaattacaaatctctggcactctgtggcacctgttgacttgaaagaatttatctttatttttcagctgaattacccctttaaaaaaagaaagctccGAATGCTGTTTTTCATAGGTTTGTTTTTAATACGTGATCCCCCTGCGAACATGTCtatgtgactgattatattactataatatattttattatgagatacttactccaaatcctccagacgctcatcgatgtcgtcgctgctgttggtgatagaatagagaagatggtaagaaccaaacacacattagagacatcagttttctggtaGAACTTCACCAATAAGAAGGGAGTAGAAAGGAAAGTTCAGCaaacagtttttttctttcaaaccagctggtgccagaaaagtgccaaagatttagagattggtaatttacttccattaaaaaattccAGTTCctctattacttatcagctgctgaatgtcctgcaggaagtggtattctttccagtctggacagcaggaaaggttttctaggacatacagcagctgataactattggagatttttaatagaagtaaattacaaatctctggcactttctggcaacagttgatttgaaagatttttttttgctgaaatacccctttaaaaaaataaaaatagaaaatctcCTAACACTGTAACTTtaataggcttgttgtttaagacgagactatgagatacttactcccaatcgtccgaatcctctGCGATGTCGTCAATGTCGCTGCTGTTAgtaatagaatagagaagatagtgaaaacctaagacacattagagacatcagtgatgatcctggtctataggggaggaattatagggtcacacaagttttacatttttagttttacatttaaataaaatgctacaaattttgctagaaaaaatacaactaatgtaaaattaaagggataattcagcaaaaaaagtttttctttcaaacagGCTATCaaggatttgctaccgctctgggtAGTTCTTGTCCCAGACTAAGATGTCAGAGagcaacagactggaaagaatacaccatttcctgcagaacctacagctgctgagaagtaatggaaatgtttttaacagaagtgaattacaaatctttggcactttctggctacagctaaattgaaagaatttttttgctgaattacccctttaaaaaaaactcctaacactaattttcatagacttgttgtttaagacgagactatgagatacttactcccaatcctcctctgtgtcgtcctcgctcctgttagtgatagaatagagaaaatagtgaaaaccagacacacattagagacatcagttttctggcagaactccggcgcgggggtatttttcagatacggccggggagggggtggttttgGACGGCGGAGGTaatttacctccccggttccagcgccgggttgCGCCACCCTGAACACCCGTCCCGcgcccgcttcctggtgtgagctgccgcatgagacgtgacgtctccaagcagctcagccattcagcggccgaggcgggactccgctacagtTGCTAAATATGTGAGCTGcttggagacgtcacgtctcatgcggcagctcacaccaggaagcggcccgtGGGACGGGTGTACGGGGCGGTGCGATCTGAGACCCGGCGCTGgaatcagggaggtaagtgacctccgccgtccataaccaccccctacACGGCCGTATCTAAAAAAATACCCacgcgccggagtacccctttaataagagacaataatgatatttagaAACATCTTCACGATGATCGGAGCctataggggaagatgcagttaaaataaatagaaaatatgattctttgagccctcacctggggatgtccgcagccgcgtcatcttcctcctcttcgtcagtctccctgtatatagatcagaaaccagCTCGTGTGtaaaatctgccccatagtttttggGAATATGGGAATATACATATGTGGGTttttggtggggaacacagatataaatggactcatattgtgatatcatgtagatggatgattctgctgcttcttcatacttacacgatggtctccaggctcgggatccaacgGTGCAGcaggtacttgtcgtctctgtaacagagaacataggtttggttaggatgattggtacttggtcccatttcaaactttcagaaaatattatttattgtgaccgctcaataagaacatgaaatccatcacggatatttattaaccccttgtcatcactgctAGTTTTCCCAttaaggggatgtgcacattgaggaataggccaggaatttgAAGTGGTATccgctcttagggtgtgttcacacttcagaatctgcacggataatctcCAGTGGATTCCGCCGCTTGCCCCTGCTCGCACCCTGGGcttctccacctgtcccatagactccattctatggtggggcgaattccgccatctgcccaaagaattgacatgtcaattctttgggcggatggctgaATCccccctgaccatagaatggagtcaatggaacaggaggagatgcgagcagtggaatccatggcaggttatccgtgcggattccataatgtgaacacaccctaaatatccacttgaaattcttcccataaaatatgaatagagcaatgttccattgtgtttaatgagatttccgctctgttgttcacacagcagaattttctgccgcggatCCGCCTTCCGACATAGAATTGACACATCAGTTTTTTAGGCCGATTCCAccaggggaatcctatagaagtcaatggggtttaaattccgcttgaattctgctcctattctgccacagctgaagcagaaaactttcctcttcactCGCTCTGgaacgcatctccacccgtgccatagactgcgGTCTATGGTCGGTCAGATTCCGTCATCCAaccgaagaattgacaagtcaattctttgggtgtacggcggaatccacccgaccatagaatggagtctatggcaagggGCAGAGATGTGTGTGAGTGGGGgcgaaaactattgtaaaaatgatgtatttgattttttagctgtttaaatgttgtgtaattacctgaatatccacggggcgtccatcacggccatcttccacctattacatgataataaaataataataattgcatattataaaggggatattagtcagtcctccaggtgctgcatgttgggggaggttttatagaaacatgtacattggaaatccactggcccagatttattataccagatgatctgactataatgcgctgttagcactggggatttgggatgagatgtgaaagtcaccgccatcaatgattttgtctacttggtgtttttcgtcactttgggaccttggtgtgtgctctaggtatggcgtcttttctttacatatgtgttgtgtgttttgttaaggtttttgtttttcactttacagttcatgtgattgaggttggtttcacacaaggcagttttttttttaaatctgccactgtaatttttgagccaaagtggatccggcaggtaggagacatataagcgcttcctttattgtacccattactttgatccacttctggttttggctcaaaaactgcaatggcagctttccaaaaaactggcatgtgtaaacccagcctcaaagaGAAGCCAGAgaatcacatgctctgctatggggaaaaacaccacaaaatcagACACAAGAAAAACACATCATTTAAACCAAATGCtgcaaggtttgctagaaaacaatgGAAGTAATGTaacatgccagagatttgtaatctatgaaaaaatgtcaagtcttccattacttatcagctgctgtatgtcctgtatgatgtggtgtattcttactattctggagagcaggagaggttttctatagggatttgctgctgctctggacagttcatgacatggacagaggtggcagcagagggcactgtgtcagactggaaagaatacaccacttcctgcaggacatgttgcagctaataagtactggaagagttgagatttttaagtaaattactaatctctggcaccagttgattttatttttttttcttttgctgaattacccctttaaaaaaagaaagctccTTGAGACCCCCTGCGGACATGTATAGTAttttactgtgagatacttactccaaatcctccagacgctcatcgatgtcgtcgctgctgttggtgatagaatagagaagatggtgagaaccaaacacacattagagacatcagttttctggcagaacttcaccaATAAGAAGGGAGTAGAAAGGATTGTTCAGCAaacagttttttctttcaaatcagctggtgccagaaaagtgccagagatttagagatttgtaatttacttccattaaaaaatcccaagtcctccattacttatcagctgctgaatgtccttcaggaagtggtattctttccagtttggaaagcaggaaaggttctctatggggatttgcttctgtgcAGTTactgtcccagacttagatggcagcagagagaaactgtgtcagactggaaagaatacaccacttcatgcaggacatacagcagctgataagtattggagattttttttaatagaagtaaattacaaatctctggcaccagttgatttgaaagaatttttttttttgctgaattaccccttaaaaaaaaagctCATGACACTAATttttataggcttgttgtttaaaacaagactatgagatacttactcccaatcgtctgAATCCTCCTCGATGTCgtcgatgtcgctcctgttagtgatagaatagagaacaTAGTGAAAACCAgtaacacattagagacatcagtgatggtcggggtctataggggaggaattatagggtcacacaagttttatatcttcagtaaagatttactaacccgaaatccgattctccatctaaagaataaaaaatagaaaagtgttAGTTTAGAAAATTGCTTTATATAttgtagagatacatagatacatagagatattatagacaaaactcaccctcgccgtcatccagtccagcctgaaataggaaatagagagagtaagcagaggcCATTGGTATATTGCTGAGCATGAGACCTCCTTCTGTGTCCATCTGACCTATGTGCTTGGATGGGACAGGGCgtaggtgggggcactattatagtgcTCATCCAGGATTAGGCACAAAAAGAGGCGGGGTGCTGATTTTagatattaaatataaaaaaataaaaataattaatgtagAGGCGGCGTGGCAAGACAGGGAGGGGACATGGCCTACTCCtgcgcctgatttaccatgatttacaccagcTCGCAGgcctaaatcatggcagaaatcaacATCTGCGTAAGGCagggccggattcactaagaggcgtgcgtctCTTCGTGAATCTGTTGGGGAAATTGGTTGCAGATCCTAATGTAAGACCGGCGagggtcttcataaatgtcccccagagagTTATAGCAACTGGGAAtgttccctgtgatgcacagctatttgacatATTCagtgtgctgtccatggtgctaaaCACAGAACTGATCCTAAACACAAAGCAACTTTctgttgataacttttgaacaacaagagagatattgcaaacctgactgtggcaatccatttctgagacaattctgctttttttttatatgctacatgaccaccttcccattggaaaattttGCCATTGATCCAATATTGATCCAAATTCCCCAAACCAGCGTcacagatgaatataatgaaggtagatGAGTAATCGGTGTCTGTGGATAATTTTATTACAATCTCCATCCAGTACACATTGGGGTAATATACCGTCATATTGTATCACTCTGCtgcatagaaaactctcctatatGCTGCATACCCTATTTATGGCATAATTTGTAACTTTACTTGTCacttttgttggggggggggggggggggggggggggggtgataaatGCGACAAAGATCTAACAAATCAGTCTAAGCTTTTATCTTAGATGTGGGGGGTTATGTGGGTTTTCCAGAATTAGAAAACATTGCTGATTTATTTCAAGAACAGTGCCATGCTGATCCTCAGgtgttatgtggtattacaactcacttttattcacttcaccagaaaatgtgctgcaataccacagaaaTACTGAGGACAATAGTGACAATAGAGTTATCAATCTGTAAAGCAACATTAACACACAGAAATAAAACAGCGGCTGATGTTTGACACTGCCAACAACGGACAATGTTTTAACTATTTGGATTGTGTGCCTGTAATCCAAGTAACCATATACGTCTGTGTAATGTTCGACCGTCAGAATGGCCATacaatacaatgtgtgcacagtgtgaacaacggccgttgatcgcatagagttcaatgcagtgcattgttttaggacaagaatggccgttcttgtcataacaaaaatacattgtgtgcacgtagcctaaaactgaaactAGTGTCggcttcccacagcaaccaatcacagctcaggagaatctgtcaggtccataccaggtacagagctgcagacacaggcagagaggtgatagagagagaatacaagggaagcctgggtctttgctgacggccatttgcagacttaggcccccttcacacgtccggaaaaaccacccggatttcctcaGGACGTACCCTCTGACTCCCCCCCAGACCTCAGGACGCACCCTCcgccccccccggacctcaggaCGCACCaggtaaaaacagattactgtcagaaatccggatactttcctgatgcctgatcaggatttcccgacagtaaaaaaatagcattttctaTGCGCTCAGTCATTTATTTCCCTAATCTACACAGCagaaatctgcaacataaaattcacagcataaaatctgcagcaaacacagtacatgtgaatgttcccttagggtagctttacacctaccggatctgcagcggatctcacggACCTCAGCGAGAACCGATGCGGATCCAATACTAttaacccctatgatagcacatcccgctgtgagtatgtgccttaaccccctgccgcccacaACACAGCCCCACCGCCCCCatcctgcccccatcagccccaccgcccgcatccccggccgcatcactgcccccatcagccccggcgcctgcatccccggccgcatcactgcccccatcagccccggcgcctgcatccccggccgcatcactgcccccatcagccccggcgcctgtatccccggccgcatcactgcccccatcagccccggcgcctgCATCTCCGGCGGCATCAGccccgctgcccgcagcccctATCAGATCCGCCGCCtgtatcctgcagcccgccggcgagagcatacattacctgctcagcggcgTGACTctagtgaggctcccggctttgGTCCCACTCAGCCGATTagcgcacggcagcactgatcggctgagcgggaccagagccgggagcctcactgaagctgcgccgccgagcaggtaatgtatgctctttggggcgggctgcaggatgcaggCGGTGGATCTGATGGGGGCAGCAGTGGGGCTGAAGGGGGCAGTGATGCGGCAGGGGCTGATGGGGcagtgatgcggccggggatgtggACGGCGGATTTGATGGGGGCAGTGATACGGCCGGGGATGCGGGTGGCGGGGATGCGTTGTgggtggcagggggttaaagcacctactcacagtgggatgtcaataccgctgcaagtatgtgctgtCATAGGGGTCAAtggtactggatctgcagcggttctcactgcgaatccgcagcgcgagatccgctgcggatctgtagATATGAAACTACCCTTAAAGACAAAGCAGAATGTGCTACATTTAGGCTGGATTTCCAAAAAACTAAAACCCCAGTATTGCTGCATGGTATAGACCAGcccccatatgtatactgcttgtagatgaatggtggtctgctcatcctgaatgtgcagggtaggaggatggagatagtagggagcagcttTGTACCTAATAGATCCTAtatcaggtgcaccaaactacccctgctcactcagggacctgtcagggcaaaaatgctgtgttcacactgcacacGTGTCAGTCtggtcttagggccagttcacactgagtaaatttggAGGAATTCTGTGGGGGAAGCCTCAGTGTCTCCTCTCTTCTCCactctccgctccaagaattgacatgccaatttttgagcagagagcagaggtgcgCAAGCCTTCCGATAGAGAAGCTGCTTGACACTGAGGAATTCCgccgaatttactcagtgtgaagtgAACTCGCCCTTAGGCcgccttcacacgtccggaaaaaacatccggatttcctgatttctgtacctatagactttaattagtcacggacacccttccagatttttccggaagggtgtccgttccggaaaatagatctggattttataggacatgtcctattttcgtccgtaATTCCGGCCCgcacgcccccatagaagtctatgggagcgccggaatcacggcaCTTTCCTGATTtagatcaggaaagtgcccgggatTACGGATCGATTGAGagcccgccggcacccccgcagcccctggcacACACCCCCGCCGCCCGATACCACGTCACGGCGTCCAACGTCCCCCCACCGGACAGCACCGTACCGGACATCAGCTGCACGCCGCCCGATCAGTCCAaccgccccccacccccgccggGCTTACCGACgtgtcccccaacccccccccaccccggacatCAGCTGCCCGCTGCCCGATCTAGATGCGTGAAGGGAGGAACACTCCTGAAATGTCCATCCGGC from Dendropsophus ebraccatus isolate aDenEbr1 unplaced genomic scaffold, aDenEbr1.pat pat_scaffold_894_ctg1, whole genome shotgun sequence includes:
- the LOC138780870 gene encoding otolith matrix protein OMM-64-like isoform X3, coding for MEEEMTIIYGEEDQFVEDTDFPVVYEEHAGLDDGEDGESDFGSDIDDIEEDSDDWDSDDIDERLEDLEDDKYLLHRWIPSLETIVETDEEEEDDAAADIPRSEDDTEEDWDSDIDDIAEDSDDWDSDDIDERLEDLEWRMAVMDAPWIFRDDKYLLHGWIPSLETIVETDEEDEDDAAADIPSEIDDDEEADAAADISSEIGADEEDDAAADIPREEEEDDEDKGTAMEIPRSSSRRRSILSRLRALICCCCATTEE
- the LOC138780870 gene encoding aspartic and glutamic acid-rich protein-like isoform X1; this translates as MEEEMTIIYGEEDQFVEDTDFPVVYEEHAGLDDGEDGESDFGSDIDDIEEDSDDWDSDDIDERLEDLEWKMAVMDAPWIFRDDKYLLHRWIPSLETIVETDEEEEDDAAADIPRSEDDTEEDWDSDIDDIAEDSDDWDSDDIDERLEDLEWRMAVMDAPWIFRDDKYLLHGWIPSLETIVETDEEDEDDAAADIPSEIDDDEEADAAADISSEIGADEEDDAAADIPREEEEDDEDKGTAMEIPRSSSRRRSILSRLRALICCCCATTEE
- the LOC138780870 gene encoding nucleolin-like isoform X2, with product MEEEMTIIYGEEDQFVEDTDFPVVYEEHAGLDDGEDGESDFGSDIDDIEEDSDDWDSDDIDERLEDLEWKMAVMDAPWIFRDDKYLLHRWIPSLETIVETDEEEEDDAAADIPRSEDDTEEDWDSDIDDIAEDSDDWDSDDIDERLEDLEDDKYLLHGWIPSLETIVETDEEDEDDAAADIPSEIDDDEEADAAADISSEIGADEEDDAAADIPREEEEDDEDKGTAMEIPRSSSRRRSILSRLRALICCCCATTEE